In the genome of Sorangium aterium, one region contains:
- a CDS encoding polyprenyl synthetase family protein produces the protein MTPAELIHYLEECRALAAAEIRRIIPADQRSGAALYQLMLDYPLREAKGLRPALCIATCRALGGKLESVVRSAAVLELYHNAFLIHDDIEDESLMRRGGMTLHRAHGVPIAVNVGDAMLALSLQPLLDNIGVIGLGPSLRVLQAVARMTRESVEGQAIELDWVRREVWDLSDDDYIHMVEQKTCWYSFITPVVLGAITARLEPVRTERLSEFARRLGVAFQIQDDVLNLAGDVGEYGKEIGGDLWEGKRTLMLLHMMRHATPEERAEAARILSLARPRGTEGEPAVPPVIDATLARLVDRGELTTAGRDQVCAAVEEAHRGGDTVKTTEQVRFLQELIARYDSIEHARAVARAWVEEAQRALDACKGWLLPSAHRDLLEALVSYVFERVR, from the coding sequence ATGACGCCGGCGGAGCTGATTCACTATCTGGAGGAGTGCCGCGCGCTCGCAGCCGCGGAGATCCGGCGCATCATCCCGGCAGACCAGCGCTCCGGCGCGGCGCTGTATCAGCTGATGCTCGACTACCCCCTCCGGGAGGCCAAGGGACTCAGGCCTGCGCTCTGCATCGCGACGTGCCGCGCGCTCGGCGGGAAGCTGGAGTCAGTCGTGCGCTCGGCGGCCGTGCTCGAGCTCTACCACAACGCCTTTCTCATCCACGACGACATCGAGGACGAGTCGCTGATGCGCCGCGGCGGCATGACGTTGCACCGCGCCCACGGCGTACCGATCGCGGTGAACGTGGGCGACGCCATGCTCGCACTCTCGCTCCAGCCGCTCCTCGACAACATCGGCGTCATCGGGCTGGGCCCCTCGCTGCGCGTCCTCCAGGCGGTGGCGCGGATGACGCGAGAGTCGGTGGAGGGGCAGGCCATCGAGCTCGACTGGGTGCGCCGGGAGGTGTGGGACCTCTCGGACGACGATTACATCCACATGGTGGAGCAGAAGACCTGCTGGTACAGCTTCATCACGCCCGTCGTGCTCGGGGCGATCACGGCGCGCCTCGAGCCGGTGCGCACCGAGCGGCTCTCCGAGTTCGCGCGCAGGCTCGGCGTCGCGTTCCAGATCCAGGATGACGTCCTGAACCTGGCCGGCGACGTGGGCGAGTACGGCAAGGAGATCGGCGGCGACCTCTGGGAGGGCAAGCGGACGCTGATGCTGCTTCACATGATGCGCCATGCGACGCCGGAGGAGCGCGCCGAGGCGGCGCGGATCCTGTCCCTGGCCCGCCCGCGCGGCACGGAGGGGGAGCCGGCGGTGCCTCCGGTGATCGATGCGACGCTCGCGCGGCTGGTCGACCGAGGAGAGCTGACCACGGCCGGGCGGGATCAGGTGTGCGCCGCGGTGGAAGAGGCGCACCGCGGCGGCGACACCGTGAAGACCACCGAGCAGGTGCGCTTTCTTCAGGAGCTGATCGCGCGATATGACAGCATCGAGCACGCGCGGGCGGTGGCGCGCGCCTGGGTGGAAGAGGCCCAGCGCGCGCTCGACGCCTGCAAGGGATGGTTGCTGCCCTCTGCGCACCGCGATCTCCTGGAGGCCCTGGTCTCGTATGTGTTCGAACGCGTCAGGTGA
- a CDS encoding LysR family transcriptional regulator: MDLEELRAFLAVVEAGSFLGAARALGSSRTTLRRQVASLEARAGVLLLESVRNGVVPTEAGQVLARKGRGMVQEAAALLASIREVGDAPSGTLRVILPVGLPPHMMTPLFAAVRSAYPRLHVHCRFSNDPLGEALTDIDIAVHFGEDAPSGHWISHVVLRVREWLIASRAYLEKRGTPRTIDDLKHHELFAWQAPGEDARTWRTWRGAPFTVQPALIATDIHFIRHCCISGLGIGLVPDALVPDPDVGPGVLVPVLPDVVGQERPVRLSVPGALSEIPKIKVFIGHVRASLGKL; encoded by the coding sequence ATGGACCTCGAAGAGCTTCGCGCCTTCCTCGCCGTGGTCGAGGCCGGCTCCTTCCTGGGCGCGGCCCGCGCGCTCGGCTCGTCGCGCACGACGCTCCGGCGTCAGGTCGCGTCGCTGGAGGCGCGCGCCGGCGTCCTCCTGCTCGAGAGCGTGCGGAACGGCGTCGTGCCGACCGAGGCCGGGCAGGTGCTCGCCCGGAAGGGGCGCGGCATGGTGCAGGAGGCCGCCGCGCTCCTCGCCTCGATCCGGGAGGTGGGCGACGCGCCCTCGGGCACCCTGCGGGTCATCCTGCCCGTGGGGCTGCCGCCGCACATGATGACGCCGCTCTTCGCCGCCGTTCGGAGCGCGTATCCGAGGCTCCACGTCCACTGCCGCTTCAGCAACGATCCGCTGGGGGAGGCGCTCACGGACATCGACATCGCTGTCCACTTCGGCGAGGACGCGCCGAGCGGACACTGGATATCGCACGTCGTCCTGCGCGTCCGCGAGTGGCTCATCGCCAGCCGCGCGTACCTGGAGAAGCGCGGCACGCCACGGACGATCGACGATCTGAAGCACCACGAGCTGTTCGCGTGGCAGGCCCCGGGCGAGGACGCGCGCACCTGGCGGACATGGCGGGGCGCGCCCTTCACCGTCCAGCCGGCCCTCATCGCGACGGACATCCACTTCATCCGGCACTGCTGCATCTCCGGCCTGGGCATCGGCCTCGTCCCCGACGCGCTCGTGCCCGACCCCGACGTGGGGCCGGGCGTGCTCGTGCCCGTGCTGCCCGACGTGGTGGGGCAGGAGCGGCCCGTGCGGCTCAGCGTCCCGGGGGCGCTGTCGGAGATACCGAAGATCAAGGTGTTCATCGGGCACGTGCGCGCGTCGCTCGGGAAGCTGTAG
- a CDS encoding sterol-binding-like protein, protein MAALLDESFATLARELPEAYARMCARFAGKTVRIEVDGERFVAAFESAAARVRRVGTEDDVGADASITTSRRAIRDVLEARRSLSDAVLADEVEAVAPLDSLVEVLAGLSMYVHGAVRCPSFPRLLERFQGLLAGDEEV, encoded by the coding sequence GTGGCGGCGCTGCTCGACGAGTCGTTCGCGACGCTGGCGAGGGAGCTGCCAGAGGCCTACGCGCGGATGTGCGCGCGGTTCGCCGGGAAGACGGTGCGGATCGAGGTGGACGGCGAGCGCTTCGTGGCCGCCTTCGAGAGCGCAGCGGCGCGCGTGCGCCGGGTGGGCACGGAGGACGACGTGGGCGCCGACGCGTCGATCACGACGAGCCGGCGAGCGATCCGGGACGTGCTCGAGGCACGGCGGTCGCTCTCGGACGCGGTGCTCGCCGACGAGGTGGAAGCGGTGGCGCCGCTCGACAGCCTGGTGGAGGTCCTCGCCGGTCTATCGATGTACGTGCACGGCGCTGTGCGGTGTCCGTCGTTCCCGCGGCTCCTAGAGCGGTTTCAGGGGCTGCTGGCGGGCGACGAGGAAGTGTGA